The genomic DNA atcatggaggttggttgtctctgtgttattttaatggggaaaaataaaaaatgtatagagtctttaaagatatttaaaatgtttagtttaattgaaatacaacaacctaacatctcattaccaagagaacataaacaggaacaaTCATTctgttaaatgtcttttttatccttatataacaatattgttaattttaacctctctgactgctctgagtttcacatctggaggagtctggatctttgtttgtctttctgacAAATTTCATGGTCATTTtgttatcttaaaagaaagaaagaactagatatatgaaaccatatatgtataaataccaacatgtgacaaacttccccaactgggatttttctCTACCAACAAAGCTACCAACCACATGTTTTGGTGTAGTTAAGAAACAAACCTCCCTacctatcgctctctcttcatacttttaaatggtaataatgttttattataaactcattgtgtaaaagaagagaaacactggagagttggatatttacattttcacatgaaaacactAAACGTGCTCTCAGctcaatgtcaagcagtttactccaggAATGATCTGAAGTAATATCACCTAAACTCTGTAACGTAAATCTAGACAACCAGCTGATAGAAGGTAAGAATGTAAAGCTGCAAAGACTGAGCAGACGTTCCTCCTGCTGATCAGATGAAAGCTGTAACTGACAGTAAACGTTATGCTAGAAATGAACTGGTTTATATGACGTGTTGTCCGACCTCGTCAGTGAAAAGCCGGCCGTCATAGAAAGGAGACGTGatgatcatttaaatatgtagataacacatcacatgttcacacatgtTCACAAATTTCAGTTTCATTACAAAAGATTTTCAATGTTGTTCTTGACGTCTTTGTTCCAAACAGGATTGACTGGCTTTAACCCAAATGTATTGAAAGCTTGTTATCTATGAGCCACTCTCTGACACTTTCTGATTCTTTACTAAGAGTTGTGAATTTCACTGACATCATTCCCAGATAGCATTAAAGCAGaatcatcacagcagcagcttgatgtcacagcagctgtcgtatcatttatatacataagaaataaaagaggatcAAATAGAAGCGTGCAGCATCCCACATGTAATATCCTGAGGTTCTGATAAAACCACTTCAACATCACACACTTTACTTCTTCCTGTAATGTAAGAAATAAACCTTTTTacagcagtgtgtccaaacaccTGCACTGTAACTATGACAACAGCACTGAATGATTGACTGTGTCAACGGCTTTCTGCAAGTCAGCATCATTTCCTCCATCAAGGTTTGACTCATAAAATCAAACTCATGAATAATACAGGAGCCAGTAGAGTTTGCTGCTGTAAAGCCAGACTGAAGCTCATACAACAAACTGTGTCTGATTAAATACTCAACCTGCTCAAACACCTCAGACATGACACCTGCCTACTttctcacttacacacacctcaatgtcatgttcatactgggagctgcccagttcaaccagtCTGATACAAGCagacactgagcagctccactgcagcagctgcaggttgtAGCTGCCTTGCTCCAGGGCACTTCAGCAGTGtacagtgagggagggagagctgtATGGAGGTTTGTTCAGAGCTGTTGGGACTAAACCAAACTGACTGATGAAGccaaacactgagctgaaagcTACAAACAGACTGAGCTGTTGATTCTCAGTGGGATCAGCAGGACTAGTAAAGCTTTACCACTACAGGGACTCATCTGATTCTCTGTTCATATCCAAATATCACTTGATGGACCTTtagcttgtgtttgtctctgagTGGACAGACATAACGTGAGCTCATTCTTCATGATTCCTCCACAGAGTGGACcaggagagctcagaggttcgcagtggtcagtctgcccagcagcatcaaacacacctggactccatatttatggtctgtacatgtacaacaactacttttacatctattatgttcacaatcatctccatgctgcactttgtagaccagtggattgtcagtgtgtccaacatggatctgatgtttgcttcatgatgttagtttgattgtgtcattcatatattattctgttccagctgctggaggagaacatcgtcacttttgtgaaaaacgagctgaagaagatgcagaagcTTCTCAGTccagattacccagaatgcttagcgagtcagagggaggatgaggaggtgttggacggtgaggaggaagagcagaggaggaaaagcagagatgcatttctgaagatcacactgcacttcctgaggagaatgaagcaggaggagctggctgactgTCTGCAGAGTAGTAAGAGGAGTTTCTataaagatttaacatgatggagaaaTTAGACATTTACTGAAGTCTcaagagatggaggaaaatatgtttataatgtttttttgtgtttgttcattcaggaactcctGCTGCAGAGTGTCGAcataaactcaagtctaacctgcagaagaagttccagtgtctgtttgaggggatcgctaaagcaggaaacccaacccttctgaatgagatctacacaccgctctacatcacagagggagggactgcagaggtcaatgatgaacatgagatcagacagattgaaacagcatccaggaaaccagacagaccagaaacaacaatcagacaagaagacatctttaaagccccacctggaagagatgaaccaatcagaacagtgatgacaaagggagtggctggcattgggaaaacagtcttaacacagaagttcactctggactgggctgaagacaaagccaaccaggacatacacttcacatttccattcactttcagagagctgaatgtgctgaaagagaaaaagtacagcttggtggaacttgttcatcacttctttactgaaaccaaagaagcaggaatctgcagctttgaagagttccaggttgtgttcatctttgacggtctggatgagtgtcgacttcctctggacttccacaacactgagatcctgactgatgttacagagtccacctcagtggatgtgctgctgacaaacctcatcagggggaaactgcttccctctgctcgcctctggataaccacacgacctgcagcagccaatcagatccctcctgagtgtgtcggcatggtgacagaggtcagagggttcactgacccacagaaggaggagtacttcaggaagagattcagagatgaggaacaggccagcaccatcatctcccacatcaagacatcacgaagcctccacatcatgtgccacatcccagtcttctgctggatcactgctacagttctggaggatgagttgaaaagcagagagggaggagagctgcccaagaccctgactgagatgtacatccacttcctggtgcttcagtCTAAACTGAAGAAcgtcaagtatgatggaggagctgagacagatccacactggagtccagagagcaggaagatgattgagtctctgggaaaactggcttttgagcagctgcagaaaggcaacctgatcttctatgaatcagacctgacagagtgtggcatcgatatcagagcagcctcagtgtactcaggagtgttcacacaggtctttaaagaggagagagggctgtaccaggacaaggtgttctgcttcgtccatctgagccttcaggagtttctggctgctcttcatgtccatctgacattcaccAAGTCTGAAGTCAATCTGCTGGATGAAGAACAAACAACCCATCTCTACCAGAgagctgtggacgaggccttaaagagtccaaatggacacctggacttgttcctccgcttcctcctgggcctttcactgcagaccaatcggactctcctacgaggtctgatgacacaaacaggaagtagcTGGCAGACCAATCAGGAAACAgtcgagtacatcaagaagaagatcagtgagaatgtgtctgcagagagaagcatcaatctgttccactgtctgaatgaactgaatgatcttTCTCTGGTGGAGGAGATCCAAtggtacctgagatcaggaagtctctccacaggtaaactgtctcctgctctgtggtcagctctggtcttcatcttactgtcatcagaaaaagatctggacgtgtttgacctgaagaaatactctgcttcagaggaggctcttctgaggctgttgccagtggtcaaagcctccaacaaagctctgtaggtgcacatatagttatagatagatagatagattgattgattgattgattgattgattgattgattgattgattgattgattgattgattgattgattgattgattgaaaagaTATCCAAAGATATTATTTTCCAAcggtcagaaaaataaatgattgattaaatatttttccAAATATATTCTCCAGGTTGAatggctgtaacctctcagagagaagctgtgcagctctgtcctcagttctcagctcccagtcctctagtctgagagatctggacctgagtaacaacaacctgcaggattcaggactgaagcagctttctgctggactggagagtccacaatgtacactggaaactctcaggtttGATGAGTgatttatattactgtattactATTTATTCTGATTCCTTTATTATTAACTGTCACATCTCCAGCTGGTTTAGAACAGAACACCAAAGATTGTAGCTGGTGCTTGGCAGAGATTATATATCATCACAGTTTAAACTTATTTCAATGGAAATattatttctcttcttgttcATTATTGTCTCTTCAGGTtgagtggctgtaacctctcagagagaagctgtgcagctctgtcctcagttctcagctcccagtcctctagtctgagagatctggacctgagtaacaacaacctgcaggattcaggagtgaagcagctttctgctggactggagagtccacactgtacactggaaactctcaggtttGATGAGTGATTTATATTACTGTGTTACTATTTATTCTGATTCCTTTATTATTAACTGTCACATCTCCAGCTGGTTTAGAACAGAACACCAAAGATTGTAGCTGGTGCTTGGCAGAGATTATATATCATCAAAGTTTAGACTTATTTCAATGGAAATattatttctcttcttgttcATTATTGTCTCTTCAGGTtgagtggctgtaacctctcagagagaagctgtgcagctctgtcctcggttctcagctcccagtcctctagtctgagagatctggacctgagtaacaacaacctgcaggattcaggagtgaagcagctttctgctggactggagagtccacactgtacactggaaactctcaggtttGATGAGTGATTTATATTACTGTGTTACTATTTATTCTGATTCCTTTATTATTAACTGTCACATCTCCAGCTGGTTTAGAACAGAACACCAAATATATTAGCTGGTGTTTGGCAGAGATTATATATCATCACAGTTTAGATTTAGTTCAATACAACTattatttctcttcttgttcATTATTGTCTCTTCAGGCTgactgactgtaacctctcaaagagaagctgtgcagctctgtcctcagttctcagctcccagtcctctagtctaagagatctggacctgagtaacaacaacctgcaggattcaggagtgaagcagctttctgctggactggagagtccacactgtacactggaaactctcaggtttGATAAGTgatttatattactgtattactATTTATTC from Scomber scombrus chromosome 16, fScoSco1.1, whole genome shotgun sequence includes the following:
- the LOC133996717 gene encoding NLR family CARD domain-containing protein 3-like; this translates as MQKLLSPDYPECLASQREDEEVLDGEEEEQRRKSRDAFLKITLHFLRRMKQEELADCLQSRTPAAECRHKLKSNLQKKFQCLFEGIAKAGNPTLLNEIYTPLYITEGGTAEVNDEHEIRQIETASRKPDRPETTIRQEDIFKAPPGRDEPIRTVMTKGVAGIGKTVLTQKFTLDWAEDKANQDIHFTFPFTFRELNVLKEKKYSLVELVHHFFTETKEAGICSFEEFQVVFIFDGLDECRLPLDFHNTEILTDVTESTSVDVLLTNLIRGKLLPSARLWITTRPAAANQIPPECVGMVTEVRGFTDPQKEEYFRKRFRDEEQASTIISHIKTSRSLHIMCHIPVFCWITATVLEDELKSREGGELPKTLTEMYIHFLVLQSKLKNVKYDGGAETDPHWSPESRKMIESLGKLAFEQLQKGNLIFYESDLTECGIDIRAASVYSGVFTQVFKEERGLYQDKVFCFVHLSLQEFLAALHVHLTFTKSEVNLLDEEQTTHLYQRAVDEALKSPNGHLDLFLRFLLGLSLQTNRTLLRGLMTQTGSSWQTNQETVEYIKKKISENVSAERSINLFHCLNELNDLSLVEEIQWYLRSGSLSTGKLSPALWSALVFILLSSEKDLDVFDLKKYSASEEALLRLLPVVKASNKALLNGCNLSERSCAALSSVLSSQSSSLRDLDLSNNNLQDSGLKQLSAGLESPQCTLETLRLTDCNLSKRSCAALSSVLSSQSSSLRDLDLSNNNLQDSGVKQLSAGLESPHCTLETLSLSGCLITEEGCASLALALSSNPSHLRELDLSYNHPGDSGEKLLSAGLEDPHWRLDTLSLQPAGVRWLTPGLRKYACELELDPNTVHRFLKLSDNNRKVTHVEEHQSYPDHPDRFDFCPQLLCRNVLTDRCYWEVECRGEVHISVSYTRISRKGDSADCLFGRNDQSWSLRCCNDDGRYSVYHNNRPTPISSSSSSSSSSSSSSSSSSVSNRVAVYVDCPAGTLSFYRVSSDSLIHLHTFNTTFTEPLYAGFTVWILHRPDSSGPGPKPKPKPRLKPRLKPKPEPSSVSMKSDRSMGKPLHFNPGQPADGSWMCNRKLFHNTAPALKQELVPPLFTGGTLYEHTLALVLQPC